Proteins found in one Pagrus major chromosome 20, Pma_NU_1.0 genomic segment:
- the slc35g1 gene encoding solute carrier family 35 member G1, which yields MADCNHCAHERASPAEDDITVVFHRADNQDDECGDDERTAERIHLQRGCRVSCAYDGGDAEETEEARGSENSPEGGEGRALCPPACCVRGEPASREGPEKPKSCPGLGLFYAFLSTVFFSIIALLVKTIQGVHAIEISAIRCFFQMLFTAPLLIYHKTGFLGPREKRKYLVFRGFVGSNAMILLFYAVQQMPLADATVIMFSNPVFTSLLAWIFLKERCTIWDLVFMVFTLTGVILIARPPFIFGEHPRGIEGNYTNHIKGTIAAFAGAVGAAFTYVVLRKIGKSVHYYLSVWYYAVIGFIECLITVSVLGEWKIPFCGRDRWLLMLIAVLGIAGQSFLTKALQIEKAGPVALVRTVDVVLAFTFQFIFFNRAPTWWSLGGALCVVASTSGVALRKWYSNSRKS from the exons ATGGCAGACTGTAACCACTGCGCACACGAGCGGGCTTCACCCGCAGAGGACGACATTACCGTAGTGTTTCACAGAGCCGACAACCAGGACGACGAGTGCGGCGATGACGAGCGGACGGCGGAGAGGATTCACTTGCAGCGCGGCTGTCGTGTGTCGTGTGCTTACGACGGCGGTGATGctgaggagacggaggaggCGAGGGGAAGCGAAAATTCACCGGAAGGCGGCGAGGGAAGAGCGCTGTGCCCGCCGGCGTGTTGCGTCAGAGGCGAGCCCGCATCCCGGGAAG GCCCAGAGAAACCAAAATCATGTCCAGGTCTCGGTTTGTTCTATGCGTTCCTGTCCACAGTCTTCTTCTCCATCATTGCCCTCTTGGTGAAAACCATCCAGGGAGTCCACGCCATAGAGATCAGCGCCATACGCTGCTTCTTCCAGATGCTCTTTACTGCGCCGTTACTCATCTACCACAA GACAGGTTTCCTTGGTCCCAGAGAAAAACGTAAATATCTGGTGTTTCGGGGTTTCGTTGGTTCCAATGCCATGATCCTGCTCTTCTATGCTGTTCAGCAGATGCCGCTAGCAGATGCCACCGTCATCATGTTCAG TAATCCAGTGTTCACCTCCCTCCTGGCCTGGATCTTCCTGAAGGAGAGATGTACGATCTGGGACTTAGTCTTCATGGTTTTTACCCTCACTGGAGTCATCCTCATCGCCCGACCACCATTCATCTTTGGCGAGCATCCACGTGGCATTGAGGGCAACTACACTAACCACATCAAGGGGACTATTGCTGCCTTTGCAG GAGCTGTTGGGGCTGCTTTTACATATGTTGTCCTTCGCAAGATTGGGAAGAGCGTCCATTACTACCTCTCTGTCTGGTACTACGCTGTCATCGGTTTCATTGAGTGCCTCATCACTGTATCCGTCCTTGGGGAATGGAAGATCCCATTCTGTGGCCGCGATCGCTGGTTGCTGATGTTGATTGCTGTTCTGGGTATCGCTGGCCAGAGCTTCCTCACAAAGGCCCTGCAGATCGAGAAAGCTGGACCCGTGGCCTTGGTGAGGACTGTCGACGTGGTGCTGGCGTTCACCTTCcagttcattttctttaaccGTGCACCGACCTGGTGGAGCCTTGGAGGGGCGCTGTGCGTTGTGGCGAGCACTAGTGGAGTGGCTCTCAGGAAGTGGTACAGCAACTCTCGCAAGAGCTGA